One Bacteroidales bacterium DNA segment encodes these proteins:
- a CDS encoding protein-export chaperone SecB, whose amino-acid sequence MKGQHSSFVFNGYLIQESHIKREPKTKEDEFHIKIDPVGNYFEITRDFQLTLKVKVWEKNNRFNANVTCIGFFSFAEGAKEKELSTYFYTNAPAILFPYIRSYIAALTALSGMEVIHIPTLNLTNLSDELMKNTTIVKGD is encoded by the coding sequence ATGAAAGGTCAACATTCATCATTTGTATTTAATGGCTATTTAATTCAGGAAAGTCACATAAAACGTGAGCCTAAAACAAAGGAAGATGAATTTCATATTAAAATTGATCCGGTAGGGAATTATTTTGAGATTACACGAGATTTTCAGCTCACACTTAAAGTAAAAGTATGGGAGAAAAACAACAGATTTAATGCGAATGTAACTTGTATTGGATTTTTTAGTTTTGCAGAAGGAGCAAAGGAAAAAGAACTTTCTACATATTTTTACACAAATGCTCCTGCTATCTTATTCCCTTATATTAGATCGTACATTGCGGCTTTAACTGCATTATCCGGAATGGAAGTAATACATATCCCTACTCTTAATTTAACTAATTTATCTGACGAATTAATGAAAAATACTACCATAGTAAAAGGTGATTAA
- a CDS encoding B12-binding domain-containing radical SAM protein, with amino-acid sequence MKILLFNPPRSPENKILEHAPADALPFIHKKLIGPPLGLLTVAAAVKDFDVTVIDLKGEYDIHPDAPGLNDLVLSYLQEYKPNLVGVTFIASELYYGLEIFRVSKRFDPEILTVAGGLHVTICQEDFADQSVDILCPGHAAGIFRELVIAKEKGLPFENVGGIIINTKNGFRSSSLPAPKWDAAGENFIMPDRSHLKKWLSTYKVGNDPSPVTYIFTSLGCPYACSFCSIWPQHNKKYYMRDIESVVDELNYLDDYNVVRFADANTIVDIRFIHSLFDRINEEGIKKTYIMDIRPDTAVKHPDLIEKLAKAGLKVVICGFESFREEELKNYNKKSSANNIEDSIEIFHRNGIMIRGNYIVPNDYTESDFRALADYAGSHKVVYAGYTILTPMPGTILYKEIKDQIIDFNLSKYNFFNCVLKTKIPVEKFYESVGSLWKIKLGKDVI; translated from the coding sequence ATGAAAATCCTCCTGTTCAATCCGCCAAGGTCGCCGGAAAATAAAATCCTGGAGCATGCACCCGCAGATGCATTGCCGTTTATCCATAAGAAGCTGATCGGCCCTCCTCTTGGATTATTGACTGTTGCTGCCGCGGTAAAGGATTTTGATGTCACCGTCATCGACCTGAAAGGAGAATATGACATCCATCCTGATGCTCCCGGGTTAAATGACCTGGTTTTGTCATATCTCCAGGAATATAAGCCAAACCTTGTCGGTGTAACTTTCATTGCTTCGGAACTGTACTATGGCCTTGAAATTTTCCGCGTCTCGAAACGATTCGATCCGGAGATACTTACGGTAGCCGGCGGATTGCATGTAACGATCTGTCAGGAAGATTTCGCTGATCAATCAGTTGACATTTTATGCCCGGGACATGCTGCCGGAATATTCCGTGAACTGGTCATCGCAAAGGAAAAAGGATTGCCATTTGAAAATGTCGGCGGTATCATCATTAACACTAAAAATGGGTTCCGCAGTTCTTCGTTGCCTGCCCCGAAATGGGATGCTGCAGGAGAAAACTTTATCATGCCCGACCGAAGCCATCTCAAAAAGTGGCTCTCGACCTACAAAGTCGGTAATGATCCCTCCCCGGTCACATATATTTTTACCTCCCTTGGCTGTCCGTATGCATGTTCATTCTGTTCCATATGGCCGCAGCATAACAAAAAGTATTACATGCGTGATATTGAATCGGTCGTGGATGAACTTAATTACCTGGATGATTATAATGTAGTAAGGTTTGCAGATGCCAATACAATCGTGGATATCCGTTTCATTCATTCGCTATTTGACCGGATAAACGAGGAGGGTATTAAAAAAACCTACATCATGGACATCCGGCCGGATACTGCAGTTAAACATCCTGATTTAATTGAAAAATTGGCTAAAGCCGGGCTGAAAGTGGTCATTTGCGGATTCGAATCATTCCGTGAAGAGGAGCTGAAAAATTATAACAAGAAATCATCTGCAAATAATATTGAAGACTCCATTGAAATATTTCACCGGAACGGTATCATGATCCGTGGTAATTATATTGTTCCGAATGACTATACTGAGAGTGATTTCAGGGCGCTGGCCGATTATGCCGGTTCACATAAGGTTGTATATGCAGGATATACCATCCTGACTCCCATGCCTGGAACAATATTGTATAAGGAAATAAAAGATCAGATCATCGATTTTAATCTTTCAAAATATAACTTCTTCAATTGCGTGCTGAAAACAAAAATACCGGTTGAAAAATTCTATGAAAGTGTCGGGAGTTTATGGAAGATAAAGCTTGGTAAAGATGTCATATGA
- a CDS encoding acyltransferase domain-containing protein produces the protein MFDFRENDFLNDELKSQYISYIFSCSIADILKSQFIRPAFVSGYSMGIYAAMYYCGSVTFIDGLLLVKSAWENISGVAATGKYGMGMIVGLIEPDILDLLHGTEDVRICNQNNPHTFIISGKYDEVKRILNSAKAEGALRTNMLPVSKPYHSGFLKNAVPGFSEIVRGINFTDPAYRYISNIDQKIINTGDGLIREVIDNLYSRMNWLDTMNMLLRQGVDIFFECGAGDGLTRNFRFIAGDFKSFSVNKLDQFIEAVSG, from the coding sequence GTTCGACTTCAGGGAAAATGACTTTTTAAACGATGAGCTAAAGTCGCAGTATATCAGTTATATTTTCAGTTGTTCGATCGCAGATATTCTTAAGAGTCAATTTATCAGGCCTGCCTTCGTTTCCGGTTACAGCATGGGTATCTATGCTGCAATGTATTATTGCGGATCAGTCACCTTTATCGACGGACTGCTCCTGGTGAAAAGTGCCTGGGAGAATATATCCGGGGTCGCCGCCACCGGCAAATATGGGATGGGGATGATAGTTGGGCTGATCGAGCCCGATATCCTTGATTTGTTGCATGGAACAGAAGATGTACGGATCTGCAACCAGAACAACCCGCATACATTTATCATTTCGGGCAAGTATGATGAAGTAAAGCGTATTTTAAATTCCGCAAAAGCTGAAGGAGCATTGCGCACGAATATGTTGCCTGTTTCAAAACCCTATCACTCAGGATTTCTGAAGAATGCAGTCCCTGGATTTTCCGAAATCGTGCGAGGAATCAATTTTACAGATCCGGCCTATAGGTATATTTCAAATATTGATCAGAAAATTATTAATACCGGAGATGGCCTGATCAGAGAGGTGATCGATAACCTGTATTCCAGGATGAACTGGCTGGATACGATGAATATGTTGCTGAGGCAGGGTGTGGATATCTTTTTTGAATGTGGCGCCGGAGATGGTCTTACGCGTAACTTTCGGTTCATTGCCGGTGATTTTAAATCATTCTCCGTCAATAAGCTGGATCAGTTTATAGAAGCCGTTTCAGGTTGA